The following are from one region of the Quercus robur chromosome 1, dhQueRobu3.1, whole genome shotgun sequence genome:
- the LOC126719895 gene encoding uncharacterized protein LOC126719895, which produces MGKRKQQLPLVYVGEGSSHGRQKVEAQDDEAHGRQRVEAQDDEAHISQEARPVASDDDETQALDDYEQSPAVENTTKKCGPTNLADIWALDGSWKIPFLLNDQGQPIGEDRKTFVRWLGTFCYNGLLCPLVPAGWPKVPKKYKEDCWTEIEKRYLIDPDIVKPPDQMGWAMHILGVLRRNRRTKLKKVNI; this is translated from the exons ATGGGCAAGAGGAAACAGCAGTTGCCACTTGTTTATGTCGGCGAAGGATCGTCACATGGACGACAAAAGGTGGAGGCACAAGATGATGAAGCACATGGACGACAAAGGGTGGAGGCACAAGATGACGAAGCCCATATTTCTCAAGAGGCAAGACCGGTTGCCTCTGATGACGATGAGACACAGGCTCTTG ATGATTATGAACAAAGCCCAGCAGTGGAAAATACAACTAAAAAATGTGGTCCTACAAACCTAGCTGACATATGGGCATTGGATGGATCCTGGAAGATCCCGTTTTTGTTAAATGATCAAGGGCAACCAATTGGTGAGGACAGAAAAACGTTTGTTCGGTGGTTGGGAACTTTTTGTTACAATGGGTTACTATGCCCACTTGTCCCCGCTGGGTGGCCCAAAGtccctaaaaaatataaagaggaTTGTTGGACGGAGATTGAG AAACGGTATCTCATTGACCCCGATATTGTTAAACCACCCGATCAAATGGGATGGGCAATGCATATACTCGGGGTCCTCAGGAGAAATCGAAGGACTAAGTTGAAGAAGGTTAACATATGA
- the LOC126719982 gene encoding uncharacterized protein LOC126719982, with product MIDDVNKPLYAGCMKFSIFSAIVVLFQLKTLCLWMNKLFTMLLQVLMDMLPSDAKLPKDHYEAKKIVRDLGFGYEKIHACPDDCMLFWKENVNLEACPCCKKSRWKKNEASVTGNNASSSKGKKKAAKILRWFPLKPRLQQLFLSPDLASSMKWHVNGRTDDRAMRQPTDSDAWKMFDTTHLQFLSEPRNVRLGLVVDGFNPFGIMSSTHSTWPVMLVPYDLPPWLCMKQSSLILSLLIPGPTSPGIAIDVYLQPLVEELRELWDVGVEAFDASSKYVFQLCAALMWTIHDFPAYIDVSGWRTKGKFVCPCCASDTDSRYLQHGHKFYYMGHRRWLDSDHEFQDEDTLFDGSIDMQMAPVAPVASDILVDTERIVGRCLGKKCQLLYNKRKRGEANQCG from the coding sequence atgataGATGATGTCAACAAACCTTTATATGCTGGTTGTATGAAATTTAGCATATTCTCAGCCATCGTTGTGCTGTTCCAATTGAAGACTCTTTGTCTTTGGATGAACAAGTTATTTACTATGTTGCTTCAAGTCCTGATGGATATGCTTCCTTCAGATGCTAAGTTGCCAAAGGACCATTATGAGGCTAAGAAGATAGTCCGAGATTTGGGTTTCGGTTATGAAAAGATTCATGCTTGTCCGGATGATTGTATGCTATTTTGGAAGGAGAATGTTAACCTCGAGGCGTGTCCTTGTTGTAAAAAAAGTAGGTGGAAAAAGAATGAGGCATCCGTTACAGGTAATAATGCCTCATCCAGTAAGGGAAAGAAGAAAGCTGCAAAGATCCTACGATGGTTCCCCTTAAAGCCAAGATTGCAGCAACTGTTTTTGTCACCCGACCTGGCTAGTTCTATGAAATGGCATGTTAATGGTCGTACAGATGACAGGGCCATGCGGCAACCTACTGACTCAGATGCATGGAAAATGTTTGACACCACGCATTTACAGTTCTTGTCTGAGCCTCGTAATGTCAGACTTGGATTAGTTGTAGATGGGTTCAACCCCTTTGGAATTATGAGTTCTACTCACAGCACTTGGCCTGTCATGCTAGTCCCTTACGATCTCCCGCCTTGGTTGTGCATGAAACAGTCATCCTTGATTCTATCACTACTTATTCCtggtcctacatcaccagggaTTGCGATAGATGTATACTTGCAACCTTTAGTAGAAGAACTGAGGGAATTATGGGATGTTGGAGTAGAAGCATTTGATGCATCTTCAAAATATGTATTCCAATTGTGTGCAGCATTGATGTGGACCATACATGATTTTCCTGCATACATAGATGTGTCAGGTTGGAGAACGAAGGGTAAGTTTGTGTGTCCTTGTTGTGCCTCGGACACCGATTCTCGATATTTACAACATGGCCACAAATTCTATTACATGGGACATAGGCGATGGTTGGATAGTGACCATGAATTTCAGGATGAAGATACGTTATTTGATGGATCTATTGATATGCAAATGGCTCCTGTGGCACCAGTTGCGTCAGACATACTTGTGGATACTGAAAGAATAGTTGGACGTTGTCTGGGGAAGAAATGTCAACTTCTTtataacaaaagaaagagaggtgaGGCAAACCAGTGTGGTTGA